One window of Triticum dicoccoides isolate Atlit2015 ecotype Zavitan chromosome 5A, WEW_v2.0, whole genome shotgun sequence genomic DNA carries:
- the LOC119298852 gene encoding beta-1,2-xylosyltransferase XYXT1-like isoform X2, whose translation MAASSSSATALAVKGVARTLAHRRQAVVGFLFALIVILVLHTTVVFGPFQSTNANVVLESTSGEQNAKTSSPLAAQAASAPNNSTQVHAIENGQKDDVAKNDRETRGQLGQTGKNDASDDKTQEELIRQELDRDVKRGAPRKPICDLSDPRYDICEITGDARAIGANRTVLYVPPADERGTDGPEWAIKDQSRKQLGDIKEVNVKTLSAAQSLVAPECTSRHTVPAVVFAMNGIIGNPWHDLSDLLIPLFITTRAYDGEVQFLVTELQPWFVDKYRLVLTNLSRYDIIDFNKDAGVRCYPHIIVGLRSHGDLDIDPARTPRNYTLLDFRLYIRDVFLLPSDDRGIPYKEASKKNAAGNDNGTAVTENPKPRLLLINRGESRKFVNLPEVSAAVEAAGFELLVMEPSRDMGMEEFARAVDSCDVLMGVHGAALTNFFFLRTNAVLLQVVGLGLEREALHYYGNQATAVMVQHIQYFISAEESTLYEKYGKDHPAVSDPDSVHKQGWQGAKRYFWAEQDIRLNVTRFAPTLHQLIRTLQE comes from the exons ATGGCTGCCAGCTCCTCCTCGGCGACGGCACTGGCGGTGAAGGGCGTGGCGAGAACGTTGGCTCACCGCCGCCAGGCCGTGGTTGGATTCCTGTTTGCTCTTATCGTCATCCTCGTGCTCCACACCACCGTGGTGTTTGGCCCGTTCCAGTCTACTAATGCCAATG TTGTTCTGGAGTCCACTTCGGGCGAGCAAAATGCAAAGACCTCTTCTCCTCTAGCGGCACAAGCGGCGTCAGCGCCTAATAATTCTACTCAAG TACATGCCATAGAAAACGGGCAGAAGGACGATGTAGCCAAGAATGATAGGGAAACAAGAGGCCAGTTAGGCCAAACAGGAAAAAATGATGCTAGTGATGACAAGACGCAGGAAGAGCTCATTCGCCAAGAACTCGATCGAGACGTCAAACGTG GTGCTCCGCGCAAGCCCATCTGCGACCTCTCTGATCCTAGGTACGACATCTGCGAGATCACCGGAGACGCTCGTGCCATCGGCGCCAACCGTACCGTCCTCTATGTCCCGCCAGCCGACGAGCGCGGCACCGACGGCCCGGAGTGGGCCATCAAGGACCAGTCCCGCAAGCAACTGGGGGACATCAAGGAGGTGAATGTCAAGACCCTGAGCGCCGCCCAgtccttggtggcaccggagtgcaccTCTCGGCACACTGTCCCGGCCGTCGTGTTCGCCATGAATGGGATCATAGGCAACCCATGGCACGACTTGAGCGATCTCCTGATCCCGCTCTTCATCACCACCCGCGCCTACGACGGCGAGGTCCAGTTCCTTGTCACCGAGCTCCAGCCGTGGTTCGTGGACAAGTATCGTCTCGTCCTCACCAACCTGTCACGCTACGACATCATCGACTTCAACAAGGACGCCGGCGTCCGTTGCTACCCGCACATCATAGTCGGCCTCCGCAGCCAcggcgacctcgacatcgacccagCCCGCACGCCGCGCAACTACACATTGCTGGACTTCCGCCTGTACATCCGGGACGTCTTCCTGCTCCCGTCGGACGACCGAGGAATCCCGTACAAGGAGGCCAGCAAGAAGAACGCAGCCGGCAACGACAATGGCACTGCTGTCACGGAGAATCCAAAGCCGCGGCTCTTGCTCATCAATCGCGGCGAGAGCAGGAAGTTCGTCAACCTTCCGGAGGTCTCCGCGGCGGTGGAGGCAGCCGGGTTCGAGCTGCTGGTCATGGAGCCGAGCCGTGACATGGGGATGGAGGAGTTCGCCCGGGCGGTGGACTCATGCGACGTGCTGATGGGCGTGCACGGGGCCGCGCTCACAAACTTCTTCTTCTTGCGCACCAACGCGGTGCTGCTGCAGGTGGTGGGGCTGGGCCTGGAGCGCGAGGCCTTGCATTACTACGGCAATCAGGCCACGGCGGTGATGGTGCAGCACATCCAGTACTTCATCAGTGCCGAGGAGAGCACGCTCTACGAAAAGTACGGCAAGGACCACCCGGCGGTTAGTGACCCGGACTCGGTGCACAAGCAGGGGTGGCAGGGTGCAAAGCGCTACTTCTGGGCGGAGCAAGACATCAGACTCAACGTCACCAGATTTGCTCCCACGCTGCATCAGCTAATCCGGACGCTCCAGGAGTAG
- the LOC119298852 gene encoding beta-1,2-xylosyltransferase XYXT1-like isoform X1 yields the protein MAASSSSATALAVKGVARTLAHRRQAVVGFLFALIVILVLHTTVVFGPFQSTNANVVLESTSGEQNAKTSSPLAAQAASAPNNSTQAAVHAIENGQKDDVAKNDRETRGQLGQTGKNDASDDKTQEELIRQELDRDVKRGAPRKPICDLSDPRYDICEITGDARAIGANRTVLYVPPADERGTDGPEWAIKDQSRKQLGDIKEVNVKTLSAAQSLVAPECTSRHTVPAVVFAMNGIIGNPWHDLSDLLIPLFITTRAYDGEVQFLVTELQPWFVDKYRLVLTNLSRYDIIDFNKDAGVRCYPHIIVGLRSHGDLDIDPARTPRNYTLLDFRLYIRDVFLLPSDDRGIPYKEASKKNAAGNDNGTAVTENPKPRLLLINRGESRKFVNLPEVSAAVEAAGFELLVMEPSRDMGMEEFARAVDSCDVLMGVHGAALTNFFFLRTNAVLLQVVGLGLEREALHYYGNQATAVMVQHIQYFISAEESTLYEKYGKDHPAVSDPDSVHKQGWQGAKRYFWAEQDIRLNVTRFAPTLHQLIRTLQE from the exons ATGGCTGCCAGCTCCTCCTCGGCGACGGCACTGGCGGTGAAGGGCGTGGCGAGAACGTTGGCTCACCGCCGCCAGGCCGTGGTTGGATTCCTGTTTGCTCTTATCGTCATCCTCGTGCTCCACACCACCGTGGTGTTTGGCCCGTTCCAGTCTACTAATGCCAATG TTGTTCTGGAGTCCACTTCGGGCGAGCAAAATGCAAAGACCTCTTCTCCTCTAGCGGCACAAGCGGCGTCAGCGCCTAATAATTCTACTCAAG CTGCAGTACATGCCATAGAAAACGGGCAGAAGGACGATGTAGCCAAGAATGATAGGGAAACAAGAGGCCAGTTAGGCCAAACAGGAAAAAATGATGCTAGTGATGACAAGACGCAGGAAGAGCTCATTCGCCAAGAACTCGATCGAGACGTCAAACGTG GTGCTCCGCGCAAGCCCATCTGCGACCTCTCTGATCCTAGGTACGACATCTGCGAGATCACCGGAGACGCTCGTGCCATCGGCGCCAACCGTACCGTCCTCTATGTCCCGCCAGCCGACGAGCGCGGCACCGACGGCCCGGAGTGGGCCATCAAGGACCAGTCCCGCAAGCAACTGGGGGACATCAAGGAGGTGAATGTCAAGACCCTGAGCGCCGCCCAgtccttggtggcaccggagtgcaccTCTCGGCACACTGTCCCGGCCGTCGTGTTCGCCATGAATGGGATCATAGGCAACCCATGGCACGACTTGAGCGATCTCCTGATCCCGCTCTTCATCACCACCCGCGCCTACGACGGCGAGGTCCAGTTCCTTGTCACCGAGCTCCAGCCGTGGTTCGTGGACAAGTATCGTCTCGTCCTCACCAACCTGTCACGCTACGACATCATCGACTTCAACAAGGACGCCGGCGTCCGTTGCTACCCGCACATCATAGTCGGCCTCCGCAGCCAcggcgacctcgacatcgacccagCCCGCACGCCGCGCAACTACACATTGCTGGACTTCCGCCTGTACATCCGGGACGTCTTCCTGCTCCCGTCGGACGACCGAGGAATCCCGTACAAGGAGGCCAGCAAGAAGAACGCAGCCGGCAACGACAATGGCACTGCTGTCACGGAGAATCCAAAGCCGCGGCTCTTGCTCATCAATCGCGGCGAGAGCAGGAAGTTCGTCAACCTTCCGGAGGTCTCCGCGGCGGTGGAGGCAGCCGGGTTCGAGCTGCTGGTCATGGAGCCGAGCCGTGACATGGGGATGGAGGAGTTCGCCCGGGCGGTGGACTCATGCGACGTGCTGATGGGCGTGCACGGGGCCGCGCTCACAAACTTCTTCTTCTTGCGCACCAACGCGGTGCTGCTGCAGGTGGTGGGGCTGGGCCTGGAGCGCGAGGCCTTGCATTACTACGGCAATCAGGCCACGGCGGTGATGGTGCAGCACATCCAGTACTTCATCAGTGCCGAGGAGAGCACGCTCTACGAAAAGTACGGCAAGGACCACCCGGCGGTTAGTGACCCGGACTCGGTGCACAAGCAGGGGTGGCAGGGTGCAAAGCGCTACTTCTGGGCGGAGCAAGACATCAGACTCAACGTCACCAGATTTGCTCCCACGCTGCATCAGCTAATCCGGACGCTCCAGGAGTAG
- the LOC119298852 gene encoding beta-1,2-xylosyltransferase XYXT1-like isoform X3, which produces MAASSSSATALAVKGVARTLAHRRQAVVGFLFALIVILVLHTTVVFGPFQSTNANVVLESTSGEQNAKTSSPLAAQAASAPNNSTQENGQKDDVAKNDRETRGQLGQTGKNDASDDKTQEELIRQELDRDVKRGAPRKPICDLSDPRYDICEITGDARAIGANRTVLYVPPADERGTDGPEWAIKDQSRKQLGDIKEVNVKTLSAAQSLVAPECTSRHTVPAVVFAMNGIIGNPWHDLSDLLIPLFITTRAYDGEVQFLVTELQPWFVDKYRLVLTNLSRYDIIDFNKDAGVRCYPHIIVGLRSHGDLDIDPARTPRNYTLLDFRLYIRDVFLLPSDDRGIPYKEASKKNAAGNDNGTAVTENPKPRLLLINRGESRKFVNLPEVSAAVEAAGFELLVMEPSRDMGMEEFARAVDSCDVLMGVHGAALTNFFFLRTNAVLLQVVGLGLEREALHYYGNQATAVMVQHIQYFISAEESTLYEKYGKDHPAVSDPDSVHKQGWQGAKRYFWAEQDIRLNVTRFAPTLHQLIRTLQE; this is translated from the exons ATGGCTGCCAGCTCCTCCTCGGCGACGGCACTGGCGGTGAAGGGCGTGGCGAGAACGTTGGCTCACCGCCGCCAGGCCGTGGTTGGATTCCTGTTTGCTCTTATCGTCATCCTCGTGCTCCACACCACCGTGGTGTTTGGCCCGTTCCAGTCTACTAATGCCAATG TTGTTCTGGAGTCCACTTCGGGCGAGCAAAATGCAAAGACCTCTTCTCCTCTAGCGGCACAAGCGGCGTCAGCGCCTAATAATTCTACTCAAG AAAACGGGCAGAAGGACGATGTAGCCAAGAATGATAGGGAAACAAGAGGCCAGTTAGGCCAAACAGGAAAAAATGATGCTAGTGATGACAAGACGCAGGAAGAGCTCATTCGCCAAGAACTCGATCGAGACGTCAAACGTG GTGCTCCGCGCAAGCCCATCTGCGACCTCTCTGATCCTAGGTACGACATCTGCGAGATCACCGGAGACGCTCGTGCCATCGGCGCCAACCGTACCGTCCTCTATGTCCCGCCAGCCGACGAGCGCGGCACCGACGGCCCGGAGTGGGCCATCAAGGACCAGTCCCGCAAGCAACTGGGGGACATCAAGGAGGTGAATGTCAAGACCCTGAGCGCCGCCCAgtccttggtggcaccggagtgcaccTCTCGGCACACTGTCCCGGCCGTCGTGTTCGCCATGAATGGGATCATAGGCAACCCATGGCACGACTTGAGCGATCTCCTGATCCCGCTCTTCATCACCACCCGCGCCTACGACGGCGAGGTCCAGTTCCTTGTCACCGAGCTCCAGCCGTGGTTCGTGGACAAGTATCGTCTCGTCCTCACCAACCTGTCACGCTACGACATCATCGACTTCAACAAGGACGCCGGCGTCCGTTGCTACCCGCACATCATAGTCGGCCTCCGCAGCCAcggcgacctcgacatcgacccagCCCGCACGCCGCGCAACTACACATTGCTGGACTTCCGCCTGTACATCCGGGACGTCTTCCTGCTCCCGTCGGACGACCGAGGAATCCCGTACAAGGAGGCCAGCAAGAAGAACGCAGCCGGCAACGACAATGGCACTGCTGTCACGGAGAATCCAAAGCCGCGGCTCTTGCTCATCAATCGCGGCGAGAGCAGGAAGTTCGTCAACCTTCCGGAGGTCTCCGCGGCGGTGGAGGCAGCCGGGTTCGAGCTGCTGGTCATGGAGCCGAGCCGTGACATGGGGATGGAGGAGTTCGCCCGGGCGGTGGACTCATGCGACGTGCTGATGGGCGTGCACGGGGCCGCGCTCACAAACTTCTTCTTCTTGCGCACCAACGCGGTGCTGCTGCAGGTGGTGGGGCTGGGCCTGGAGCGCGAGGCCTTGCATTACTACGGCAATCAGGCCACGGCGGTGATGGTGCAGCACATCCAGTACTTCATCAGTGCCGAGGAGAGCACGCTCTACGAAAAGTACGGCAAGGACCACCCGGCGGTTAGTGACCCGGACTCGGTGCACAAGCAGGGGTGGCAGGGTGCAAAGCGCTACTTCTGGGCGGAGCAAGACATCAGACTCAACGTCACCAGATTTGCTCCCACGCTGCATCAGCTAATCCGGACGCTCCAGGAGTAG